The Rhododendron vialii isolate Sample 1 chromosome 5a, ASM3025357v1 genome contains a region encoding:
- the LOC131325688 gene encoding adenylate isopentenyltransferase 5, chloroplastic-like has translation MNFHIINSHAFNKKKVVFIMGATGTGKTRLSLDLAAHFPAEIINSDKIQVYKGLDIVTNKVSEMDRRGVAHHLLGEVDPETDFMARDFCLHALKAIDMIVRSGKVPIVIGGSNSYIEALVEEHFFKFKRRYDCCFLWADVVLPVLNSFVSKRVDEMVSAGLVEEVRGMFMPGADYTRGIRRAIGVPELDSYFRAEMMVKMDEKSKEVLLRAAIDEIKTNTHKLVLSQSAKIQRLKIELGWLMHRLDVTPVFEKCGDEADREWEKVVLGPSLEIVGEFLNGN, from the exons ATGAATTTCCATATCATCAACTCTCATGCATTCAACAAGAAGAAGGTTGTGTTCATAATGGGAGCAACCGGCACCGGAAAAACCCGGCTCTCTCTTGATCTCGCCGCTCATTTCCCGGCTGAGATCATCAACTCCGACAAAATCCAAGTCTACAAGGGACTTGACATTGTCACCAACAAAGTCTCCGAGATGGACCGGCGAGGGGTGGCGCACCACTTGCTAGGGGAGGTGGACCCTGAGACCGACTTCATGGCTCGCGACTTCTGTTTGCACGCGCTCAAGGCTATCGACATGATAGTGAGGAGTGGGAAGGTTCCGATCGTCATTGGCGGATCGAATTCGTACATTGAAGCATTGGTGGAGGAGCATTTCTTCAAGTTCAAGAGGCGGTATGATTGTTGCTTTCTTTGGGCGGATGTTGTGTTGCCCGTTCTGAACTCGTTTGTTTCCAAACGAGTTGACGAAATGGTCTCTGCAG GACTAGTTGAGGAGGTACGAGGAATGTTTATGCCCGGGGCCGACTACACTCGGGGCATTCGACGGGCGATCGGGGTTCCAGAATTGGACAGCTACTTCAGAGCCGAGATGATGGTGAAGATGGACGAGAAGAGCAAGGAAGTGTTGCTCAGAGCCGCCATCGACGAGATCAAGACCAACACTCACAAACTGGTCCTGAGCCAGTCGGCCAAGATCCAGCGGCTGAAGATAGAGCTCGGTTGGCTCATGCACCGCCTAGACGTGACCCCAGTGTTCGAGAAGTGCGGCGATGAGGCCGACCGCGAGTGGGAGAAGGTCGTGCTGGGGCCGAGCTTGGAGATTGTGGGTGAATTCCTCAATGGAAATTGA
- the LOC131325684 gene encoding UPF0496 protein At4g34320-like, with amino-acid sequence MGNHISSKPPAEASTPPPPIHFNNNIQYSTELNSYEAACKLDEDLQSFDTNLQTRTNQVINTLAVGVEVRALSFDSLKQVTECLLEMNQEVVKVILECKKDIWKTEELFELVEEYFENSLQTLDFCAALEKCLKRARDSQLLILVALQTFDEETVDGSNKFVKTLEDLKNFRNSGDPFTEEFIQVFQSVYKHQIQMLDKLKLRKKKLDKKLKYIHAWRKVSSIIFAATFAAVLICSVVAAAMAAPPVAAALAAATSIPLGSMGRWIDSLWKNYETALKGQKEVLSFMQVGTYVAIKDLDNIRVLIDRLEIEIESLMHNANFAIEEEAVKVGIEEIRKQLAMFMKNVEELGSQADICSRDIRRARTVVLQRIIKPPKR; translated from the coding sequence ATGGGGAACCACATTAGCTCAAAACCCCCAGCTGAAGcttcaacaccaccaccaccaatccaTTTCAACAACAATATCCAATACTCAACAGAGCTCAACTCCTACGAAGCAGCGTGCAAACTCGACGAGGACTTGCAGTCATTCGATACGAATCTGCAAACTCGAACAAATCAAGTAATCAACACGCTAGCAGTTGGGGTTGAAGTTCGTGCACTTTCATTCGATTCGCTAAAACAAGTAACAGAATGCCTTTTGGAAATGAACCAGGAGGTAGTGAAAGTGATCTTGGAATGCAAGAAAGACATATGGAAGACTGAGGAGTTGTTTGAACTTGTTGAGGAGTACTTCGAGAATAGCCTGCAAACCCTAGATTTCTGTGCTGCATTGGAGAAATGCCTCAAGCGCGCTCGCGATAGCCAGTTGCTCATTCTTGTCGCGCTGCAAACGTTTGATGAAGAGACAGTTGATGGGAGTAACAAGTTCGTAAAAACCCTAGAGGACTTGAAGAATTTCAGGAATTCCGGTGATCCTTTCACCGAAGAGTTCATCCAAGTATTTCAATCTGTTTATAAGCACCAGATCCAAATGCTTGACAAATTGAAACTCAGAAAGAAGAAACTTGACAAGAAGCTCAAGTACATTCATGCATGGAGGAAGGTTTCGAGTATCATATTCGCTGCCACATTTGCTGCGGTGTTGATTTGCTCGGTGGTGGCTGCAGCCATGGCGGCACCACCAGTCGCAGCAGCTCTGGCTGCAGCAACTTCTATTCCATTGGGATCAATGGGTAGGTGGATTGATTCTTTATGGAAGAACTATGAGACTGCTTTGAAAGGACAGAAGGAAGTCCTCAGCTTTATGCAGGTGGGAACCTATGTTGCCATTAAGGACTTGGATAATATTCGGGTACTCATCGATCGGTTGGAGATTGAGATTGAATCGCTTATGCATAATGCCAATTTCGCCATTGAAGAAGAGGCTGTGAAAGTTGGAATAGAGGAGATAAGGAAGCAGTTGGCAATGTTTATGAAGAATGTGGAGGAATTAGGCTCACAAGCTGATATTTGCAGCAGGGATATTCGTAGGGCGAGGACTGTGGTTCTACAGAGGATCATCAAGCCTCCAAAGCGTTAA